Below is a window of Spelaeicoccus albus DNA.
CCGACCAGAGCCCCGCGGCGATCCTTGATGCTATGGGCGGTGCGTACGCCGAGTTGATCGGTGATCGGCGATTGCTGATGATGCAGGTGCATGCGCAGTCCGTCGCCGATGTTCCCGAGATCGGGCAGGTGTTGCGGAGCGGAATTGCTCACGTGACGACGTTCGCTCAGGAACGCTCCGGCGGCAATGACGACGAGGTTCAGCAGTTCATGGCCTATGGTCAGCTCTGTCATTTGATCGTCACCGCCGGCGTCGATGGCATCTCCGACCGGTGGGCCGAAGTTCTGGGGCACGGTATTCGGCACCCGGGCTGATTGCGCAGCTCGCCTGAGGGAATAGAAGCCCGTGTTCCTTGTCGACGTTAGTGAGTGAACAATCACTTTGTGTCGGTCGTTTGAAGAGGAGAAGACATGACCAATCCACAACAGCAGTACGCGTCGGTGCAAAGCCTGTCAAAGGACTTGTCCGCCACATGGCTCGTGCTGATCACGGTTGCCGCCGGTGCAGCGTTGCTTCGCTTCTGCCTCGGTGATCGGGGCGGGCGTCGTCGTTGACATGAACGGCACCAGTTCGTGCAACAGTTGCTCGGGCTGTTCCTCCGAAACGAAATGGCCACTGGCCTTCAGTGTCACAGTGGTGAGGTCGTGCGTGACGGCACGTAGGTTGTCGCCAAGGCGCCTACCGACAGCGAGTTCACCCCCGATGGTCATGGTCGGTACCGTCAGGTTTCCCCCAGCCTCAGTCCAGCTGCGGTTGGCGCGACCGTCCTCGAGCAGCGTGCGGTAATGCTCGAAACCGCAGCGCAGCGCCTCCCGTCCGGTGTAGGCGGCGGCGATCTCGTCGAGGACGTCGGCCGTAAACGGCTCGTGATTGGCGGCAAGGTGATCGAACCACCAGCCGAAGAACTCCCGTTCATGTCCGTCGAGTAGCAATTCAGGCACCTCACGGGTCATGAAAAGCCCGAAATGCCAACGCCCGCCCCGGGCCACGTCCATGGCTTCTTCCAGTCCGAAGCCGGGCACCGCAAGCTCGAGGAGAGCCAGGCGTTCGATCTCTTCCTAGTGGCGCCGCGCCCACGAGAAAGCGATCATGCCGCCGATGTCGTGGCCGACCACGCGAACCTTGTCCCGTATTCCCAAGTGACGCATCAGACTACGAATGTCGTCACTCTGATTGTCTTTGTCGTATCCGTGCGCGGCACGTTGCGAGTTCCCCGCCCCTCGCAGGTCCGGGGCGACCACCGTGTATCCCGCGTGAGCGAGCGGGCTCAGCAGGAAGCGCCACGCGAGAGCTGTCTGGGGCCAGCCGTGCAGCAACACCACCGGCGGACCGTCGCCGCCGATCAGGTAGCTGAGCTCAACATCATTCACTTCGGCGCGACGGCGCACGAATCCGGTGGGTATTTTTTCGTCGATGTAATCGTCGGTCACGTTCATTACCCTTCTTTGGGGTCGACCTGCTGTTGGTGATGGTGTGCGGGTATGACACACGGTCGGGTCAGTCGGTCGGGAGGTTTTCGATGGCGTACCGGGGGCCCAGCTGGATGGCTGAGTCGAGCGTCGCCTCCATTTCGGCGGGGCTCAGGGTGGGGACGGAAGTGCGGGAGGGGAGCGGTTGTCCCCACTGGCTGAAGTATTCGTCGAGTCCCGGCGGGGAAACCATGCACAGCATGCGCGCATCGGCCTGCGACGAGTTGTGGAAGAAGTGGGGTGAACGCGCCGGGATGTTGACGACTTCGCCCGCTGAGATGGTGGTTGTTTCGCCGCGAAAAGTGACGTCGATGCGGCCCTCGAGTACGAAGAACATCTCCTCGAAGTCGTGCCGGTGTGGAGGCGGGCCCCCGCCGGGCGGCACGTGCATGTCGATCAGTGCATAGCGCCCGTCAGTGTCTTCCCTGCCGAGCAGCATGGTGTAGTTATCGCCCACAACCCCGTAGTGCGGCAGACTTTCGTCGGTGCCCGGGCGCCGGACGGTGATGTCGCGTTGCGGATCCTCGGCGGCGATGCCGCCCGGCGCCGGCAGCTGGGCCGATCGTTCGGTGTGCGTGTGCGGCGTCAGCCTGATGACGGGCAGTCGGCGTCCGGCGCGTTGCCGATAAGTCGTGAACGCTGCCGATCGCTTGACGAACCGAGAGAACGCGGGTTCATATTCCTCGCCGGCGAGTTCTTCTGCGCGGACCGAGATTGTGTGGATCTCCCCATCGATCGGGGCTTCGATCGTGGCCTGCGGGTGCGCGCGGAGGTTGACTGCCCAAGCCGGGTCTCGCGCCGCGCCCTTGGCCGAGGCGACGACGAGCCAGCCATCGCCGTCTTTCAGTGACAGAGCCGGGTTGACTCGTTCCAGGCCGGTACGGGATCCACGGGTGTGGAGGAGTATCAAGTTCGAGCCGAAGCCGGCGGAGTCGACTCGGCCATTGCGGGCGCGAAACTCTTCGATGATGCGGTCGTTGAATTCAGTCATGGGTTGTCCTTCCGTGGCGTTGAATATTTCGGGGGCTTCGTTGGGAGTGACCTCGGGCTAGTTCATGAACATTCCTCCGTCGACGTTCAACGTCTGGCCGGTAATGAAGGCGGCATCCGGCGACGCGAGGAAAAAGACCGGGCCGGCGAGGTCCTCGGCGCGTTGGTCGCGGGCGATGGCGCGGCCAGCGCGTTGCGACTCGATGAGCGCGGGGTCGAAGTTCTCGGCCACCGGTTTCGTCAGGGTCAATCCGGGGGTGATGAGGTTGACGGTGATGCCCTCGTCGCCCACTTCACGGGCCAGGCTCCTGGTGAGCCCGACGAGCCCGGCTTTGGCGGAGACGTAGTGGACTTGTCCGGCGACGCCGGGGAACATCGAGGCGGAGCCGATGTTGACGATTCGTCCCCAGCCGCGAGCTTTCATGAGAGGCAGGAGCGCGTGGGTGACCACGTAGTTGCCCGTCAGGTTGATGTCGATCACGTTTCGCCACTGATCCAATGTCATGTCGGTGAACGTGGTG
It encodes the following:
- a CDS encoding nitroreductase/quinone reductase family protein — translated: MTEFNDRIIEEFRARNGRVDSAGFGSNLILLHTRGSRTGLERVNPALSLKDGDGWLVVASAKGAARDPAWAVNLRAHPQATIEAPIDGEIHTISVRAEELAGEEYEPAFSRFVKRSAAFTTYRQRAGRRLPVIRLTPHTHTERSAQLPAPGGIAAEDPQRDITVRRPGTDESLPHYGVVGDNYTMLLGREDTDGRYALIDMHVPPGGGPPPHRHDFEEMFFVLEGRIDVTFRGETTTISAGEVVNIPARSPHFFHNSSQADARMLCMVSPPGLDEYFSQWGQPLPSRTSVPTLSPAEMEATLDSAIQLGPRYAIENLPTD
- a CDS encoding TetR/AcrR family transcriptional regulator translates to MASTGSTLSTAESRRPVVIAAALTKFADGGFHGTTIADVAREAKISPAYVFKLFPGKASLFAAALEACYEEIVQTLGQSAEIADQSPAAILDAMGGAYAELIGDRRLLMMQVHAQSVADVPEIGQVLRSGIAHVTTFAQERSGGNDDEVQQFMAYGQLCHLIVTAGVDGISDRWAEVLGHGIRHPG
- a CDS encoding SDR family NAD(P)-dependent oxidoreductase; this encodes MSMTRRVVLITGAGGGIGTEVVKRFLANGDTVIGTDASAVALSNLEREVGADPAMITSTANITDEDDVGELAALARAHGGLDILINCAGSFPFTTFTDMTLDQWRNVIDINLTGNYVVTHALLPLMKARGWGRIVNIGSASMFPGVAGQVHYVSAKAGLVGLTRSLAREVGDEGITVNLITPGLTLTKPVAENFDPALIESQRAGRAIARDQRAEDLAGPVFFLASPDAAFITGQTLNVDGGMFMN
- a CDS encoding alpha/beta fold hydrolase, coding for MNVTDDYIDEKIPTGFVRRRAEVNDVELSYLIGGDGPPVVLLHGWPQTALAWRFLLSPLAHAGYTVVAPDLRGAGNSQRAAHGYDKDNQSDDIRSLMRHLGIRDKVRVVGHDIGGMIAFSWARRH
- a CDS encoding alpha/beta fold hydrolase, coding for MDVARGGRWHFGLFMTREVPELLLDGHEREFFGWWFDHLAANHEPFTADVLDEIAAAYTGREALRCGFEHYRTLLEDGRANRSWTEAGGNLTVPTMTIGGELAVGRRLGDNLRAVTHDLTTVTLKASGHFVSEEQPEQLLHELVPFMSTTTPAPITEAEAKQRCTGGNRDQHEPCGGQVL